From Candidatus Eisenbacteria bacterium, one genomic window encodes:
- the ggt gene encoding gamma-glutamyltransferase has product MNRTNQPLRRRSLVAVLVLLFLGFSPSPGSPPVWTRGAVASDHEVASRAGLEMLRKGGNAVDAAVATAFALSVVRPYASGIGGGGFLVVYLANENGGRSVAIDYRERAPRAITPDFYERLEDTLACRFGGASAGIPGATAGLLHALERYGTLDRATVLAPAIRAAEEGFLADAHYVLSAREMIPVLEALPSLRASNSFLWERFFREGTVAKGDTIRLPEQGAALRLIAERGADAFYGGPIGEALVRAAGASGGVLELEDLQSFPVAERTPLEGEFRGKRILGMPPPSSGGIALLQILGIFDRKTAGEEPPAWNGPEYVHLLAEAMKHAFADRAEWPGDPAFVEVPVERLLSGAYLDERAASVRRTKTRGPDAYGTRAPGPDDRGTSHFGAVDRFGNAVGGTESINYSFGSLVAVPEYGFVLNNTMDDFLTRRGTENLFGLRQSERNLPAPGKIPLSSMSPTIVLDKDGVFAVAGGSGGPRIISATAEVLLAAILFDQDAEAAVAAPRFHHQWMPNKLLLEPSFGPLIEGVLLRMEHEVERTETIAAVPFIRRVRGGYQASSDPRKGGAPAGY; this is encoded by the coding sequence ATGAATCGAACGAATCAGCCTCTGCGCCGTCGTTCCCTTGTCGCGGTTCTCGTTCTTCTTTTCCTCGGGTTCTCGCCTTCCCCAGGTTCGCCCCCCGTCTGGACTCGCGGCGCGGTCGCGTCGGATCACGAGGTCGCTTCGCGCGCCGGTCTCGAGATGCTCCGGAAGGGAGGGAACGCGGTCGATGCGGCGGTTGCGACCGCGTTCGCTCTCTCGGTGGTGCGGCCGTACGCGAGCGGGATCGGAGGCGGGGGGTTTCTGGTCGTCTACCTCGCAAATGAGAACGGCGGCCGGTCGGTCGCGATCGACTACCGCGAGCGCGCCCCGCGGGCGATCACCCCGGACTTCTACGAGCGTCTCGAGGACACGCTCGCCTGCCGTTTCGGCGGCGCCTCCGCCGGGATCCCGGGCGCGACGGCCGGGCTCCTCCACGCGCTCGAGCGCTACGGAACCCTCGACCGCGCGACCGTGCTCGCCCCCGCGATCCGCGCCGCCGAGGAGGGTTTCCTCGCCGATGCGCACTACGTTCTCTCCGCACGCGAGATGATCCCGGTGCTCGAGGCGCTCCCCTCGCTCCGCGCGAGCAACTCCTTTCTATGGGAACGTTTCTTCCGCGAAGGAACGGTCGCCAAGGGGGACACGATCCGCCTTCCCGAGCAGGGGGCGGCGCTTCGTCTCATCGCCGAGCGGGGCGCGGACGCCTTCTACGGCGGGCCGATCGGAGAGGCGCTCGTCCGCGCGGCAGGCGCCTCCGGAGGGGTTCTCGAACTCGAGGATCTCCAGAGCTTCCCCGTCGCGGAACGAACGCCCCTCGAGGGGGAGTTCCGAGGGAAGCGGATCCTCGGGATGCCGCCTCCATCAAGCGGGGGGATCGCGCTTCTTCAGATTCTCGGGATCTTCGACCGGAAGACCGCGGGCGAGGAACCGCCAGCGTGGAACGGCCCGGAGTACGTTCATCTTCTCGCCGAGGCGATGAAGCACGCCTTCGCCGATCGGGCGGAGTGGCCGGGCGATCCGGCGTTCGTCGAGGTCCCGGTCGAGCGGCTCCTCTCCGGCGCGTATCTCGACGAACGCGCCGCCTCCGTGCGGAGGACGAAGACGAGGGGTCCGGATGCGTACGGCACGCGCGCGCCCGGTCCGGACGATCGGGGGACGAGCCATTTCGGCGCCGTCGATCGTTTCGGGAACGCCGTCGGCGGCACCGAGTCGATCAACTACTCGTTCGGCTCGCTCGTTGCGGTCCCCGAATACGGTTTCGTTCTCAACAACACGATGGACGATTTCCTCACGCGGCGCGGGACCGAGAACCTCTTCGGGCTCCGGCAGTCGGAGCGGAACCTCCCCGCGCCGGGAAAGATTCCTCTCTCAAGCATGTCGCCGACGATCGTCCTCGACAAAGACGGGGTCTTCGCGGTAGCCGGCGGATCGGGCGGCCCGCGCATCATCAGCGCGACCGCGGAGGTGCTTCTCGCCGCGATCCTCTTCGATCAAGACGCGGAGGCCGCGGTCGCCGCGCCCCGCTTCCATCACCAATGGATGCCGAACAAGCTCCTTCTCGAGCCCAGCTTCGGGCCGCTCATCGAGGGCGTCCTTCTTCGGATGGAGCACGAGGTCGAGCGAACCGAGACGATCGCCGCCGTCCCGTTCATTCGAAGGGTTCGCGGGGGCTATCAAGCCTCCTCCGATCCGCGCAAGGGAGGCGCCCCGGCGGGATACTAG